Within Desulfolithobacter dissulfuricans, the genomic segment CCCCCGGGGCTGGCCGAGGCCTACTGCTGCGGAATCCAGTCCACCCCGATGCGGCGGATCACGTTAAAACCACCGCTTAGTACCATGGTATTCGTTTTTCCAAGATGGTCAAGGAAGACTTGTACCTCAAAGGACCTGGTACCGGCGTCGCAGAGGATGATCAGGGTCTTGTCGTCGGGAATCTCGTGGTACCGTTTCCGGACCTCGGCATAGGGCACCGCCACCCACCGCTCGGCGCCAAATTTCTCCACAAAGGGCGTGGCTTCCAGCGGATGGCGGATGTCCAGGGCCGCCCAGTCCGGTTCCCGGGAGAAGTCCTCCATCCAGGCCAGGAAACGGCGCATGGACACCTTCCTGAGCCGGCCGGCACAGATATTATCGGCCACAAAGGCCGCCGCATTAATTGAATCGACAGCGGCGGAAAAAGGCGGCGCATAGGCCATTTCCACGGTGATAAAGTCCTCAATGGTCGCCCCCTTGCTGATGAGGGCAGCCGCGGTGTCGATCCGGGCGGAAATGGAATCGTTCATCATCCCGAATCCCTGCAGCCCCAGGACCTTCCTGGTCCGTTTATCAAAAACCATCTGGTAGACGACAATGGCCTCGCCGGGAAAGAAATGGGCCCGGTCCGAGGGGGCGGTGAGGGCATAATCCGCCTCGAACCCCTCGGCCAGGGCAGCCTCGTAGGTCAGGCCGGTGGCGGCGATACACCGATCAAAGGCCTTCATGATGAAGGAGCCGACCACCCCGTCAAAGGTGGACGGGATGCCGGCCATGTTGTCGCCGACAATGCGCCCCTCCCGGTTGGCCAGCGAACCCAGCGGCGCATAGGTCTCCTTGCCGGTGATCAGGTTGGTGGTGGCGATGCAGTCACCGGCGGCATAGATATCGGGATCCGTGGTCTGCAGCCTGCGGTTGACCACGATACCGCCCCAGGGGGCCACAGCAAGGCCGGCCTCCCTGGCCAGCTCGCTGCGCGGCCGCACGCCGGCGGCCATGATCACAAGATCAGCCTCCAGGGTCCGCTCCGGCGTCTTGACCGCCACCACGTGCCCATCCCCGTTGCCGATCAGCTCAGTTGCACCCTCGCCGGTATAGACCGCCACTTCCTTCTCTTCCAGATGGGTTTTGAGCATGGCGGCGAACTCCCAGTCCACGATCCGCGGCAGCAGCTGAGGCATGAACTCCACCAGAGAAGTCTGTACCCCCCAGAGGTCGGTCAGGGCCTCGGCCATCTCCACGCCGATGGCACCACCGCCGATAACCACGGCTTTTTCCACCATGCCCCGGGCGATCCTTTTCTTGATCTCGATGGCCTTGTGGAGATCAGAGATGGTGAAGACCCCGTCCAGATCCGTGCCGGGAACGGGCAGGACCACCGGTCGGGCGCCGGTGGCCAGCATGAGCTTGTCATAGGGCAGCTCACTCTGCTCGCCGGTGTCCAGATTTTCCACCAGTACCTTTTTTTCCTCTCTGTTGATGGACAGGGCCCGGGTCCGGGTCAGTACCGTGACCCCCTTGGCATCGGCAAAGAACTTCTCATCCCGGATCATGTGAAACGAGGTGGAACGGAGTTCGGATTCGTCGGAGACATCACCACAGACA encodes:
- a CDS encoding FAD-dependent oxidoreductase, coding for MSEVKKVLIIGGVAAGPKAACHLKRVKPGWEVTVVDQDSLISYGGCGIPYYVCGDVSDESELRSTSFHMIRDEKFFADAKGVTVLTRTRALSINREEKKVLVENLDTGEQSELPYDKLMLATGARPVVLPVPGTDLDGVFTISDLHKAIEIKKRIARGMVEKAVVIGGGAIGVEMAEALTDLWGVQTSLVEFMPQLLPRIVDWEFAAMLKTHLEEKEVAVYTGEGATELIGNGDGHVVAVKTPERTLEADLVIMAAGVRPRSELAREAGLAVAPWGGIVVNRRLQTTDPDIYAAGDCIATTNLITGKETYAPLGSLANREGRIVGDNMAGIPSTFDGVVGSFIMKAFDRCIAATGLTYEAALAEGFEADYALTAPSDRAHFFPGEAIVVYQMVFDKRTRKVLGLQGFGMMNDSISARIDTAAALISKGATIEDFITVEMAYAPPFSAAVDSINAAAFVADNICAGRLRKVSMRRFLAWMEDFSREPDWAALDIRHPLEATPFVEKFGAERWVAVPYAEVRKRYHEIPDDKTLIILCDAGTRSFEVQVFLDHLGKTNTMVLSGGFNVIRRIGVDWIPQQ